The Anabrus simplex isolate iqAnaSimp1 chromosome 1, ASM4041472v1, whole genome shotgun sequence genome window below encodes:
- the LOC136874820 gene encoding cathepsin L translates to MKLIVVLCTILAVSQALSYSELVRQEWNTFKLQHRKKYTSPREDEHRMQIFMETRNKIAKHNEAFERGEVTYKMGLNKFADMTNEEFINTMTGYRPNKLVRSRGLNYTRQNNVRLPSSVDWRQQGAVTSVKNQGQCGSCWAFSATGSIEGQHFRKTGKLVSLSEQNLMDCATNYPNDGCNGGDMMAAFDYVIDNGGIDTEDSYPYEERDGRCRYKAQNIGATISDYVALSSGDQAALKEAVANVGPVSVAMYASLNSFGYYESGVYYDAACSGEYYYLNHGVLVVGYGTEDGSDYWIVKNSWGDDWGESGYFRISTKNNNCGIATEPTYPIV, encoded by the exons ATGAAGCTCATCGTAGTGTTGTGCACTATCCTCGCTGTCAGCCAGGCTCTCTCGTACTCTGAACTTGTGAGACAGGAATGGAACACATTCAAA CTACAACATCGTAAGAAGTATACCAGTCCAAGGGAGGATGAGCATCGTATGCAGATCTTCATGGAAACAAGAAACAAGATTGCAAAGCACAATGAAGCATTCGAGAGAGGAGAAGTTACTTACAAGATGGGACTCAACAAATTTGCAGACATG ACTAACGAGGAATTCATTAACACAATGACTGGATATCGTCCCAATAAACTCGTCAGATCCAGAGGACTGAACTACACAAGACAAAACAACGTGAGGTTGCCCAGCTCAGTGGACTGGAGGCAACAAGGAGCAGTAACTTCCGTCAAAAACCAGGGACAATGTGGATCATGTTGGGCTTTCAGTGCT ACCGGTTCCATAGAAGGACAGCACTTCAGGAAGACTGGAAAACTCGTATCTCTGAGTGAACAGAACCTCATGGATTGTGCCACTAATTATCCTAACGACGGCTGCAATGGTGGAGACATGATGGCAGCATTCGATTACGTCATTGACAATGGTGGAATAGACACTGAGGATTCCTATCCATATGAAGAACGG GACGGTAGGTGCAGATACAAAGCCCAAAACATCGGAGCTACCATATCTGATTACGTGGCTCTTTCAAGCGGAGACCAGGCAGCTTTGAAGGAAGCTGTCGCTAATGTGGGACCTGTGTCAGTTGCTATGTACGCCAGTCTCAACTCCTTTGGATATTACGAATCAG GTGTTTATTACGACGCCGCCTGCAGTGGTGAATATTATTACCTTAACCACGGAGTTCTGGTGGTAGGATATGGTACTGAAGATGGTTCTGACTACTGGATAGTGAAGAACTCCTGGGGAGACGACTGGGGTGAGTCTGGTTACTTCAGGATTTCTACGAAGAATAACAACTGTGGTATTGCTACGGAGCCAACCTACCCTATAGTATAA